Below is a genomic region from Zea mays cultivar B73 chromosome 9, Zm-B73-REFERENCE-NAM-5.0, whole genome shotgun sequence.
GTAGTGGCAGTTCCCTCTTTGCCTGCACATCATTTACGAAATGGTATGAGACTACAGTACAATAAAAGATGAAATGAATAACGGGTAACTTTTACTTGTGCAAAACATCTTAGAATATCTATATGGTTATCTATACACACAGTGGCGAAGCTAGAGCAAATATGAAGGGGATACACCTCTCTTGTGGATGCATATATATGATATATGGGTGGTGTTTATATAGTGAACTTTTGATTGCTATAACTGATTTTTTGAATTTTTGGGGGTGCACATGCACCCACCAGCTActaatggtgtgtttggtttgtagagtcactctatgcttcatgaggtgatgcatcataagttcattccataaattttggtggaatcaacccactcctcatgtatatactaattattagcttatgaggaatgtggtggtgatggatcaacccattctattccacaaaccaaataaaaaagtgaggagtgagaagaagatggatcacttcattcctcaaaccaaacacactctaaGTAGCTTCACCCATGTATACACACGTGCATCATCTACTACTTCCGTTCGAGTTCAGACGGTAAAGAAAGTGAAGTCCAGCGCTACAGGAAAAGAACGAAGAACTTATAGTAACTGACATGACACCTACTTAAGTTGTGGCCAGCAAATCGTGCATATGACTGTGAAATAGGAGATGAGATAGGTAAGGCTGCTAGAGATAGCCTTAGATAGGCCCAAAAATCACATTAATGAAAAACTGTGATGATTATATGCCACTTGTTTTAAGCAATCCTAAAAGATAGAGGATATAACTAAAGAAAGTGTAACAGGCAAGAATATGATATATTGATAAAATCTGCTATTCTTGTCGCTTCACTAGTATTGACATAGAACAGCAATGAAACTTTTGTACACGAAAATAGGTTTACCATTCATGGAATAAGTAGCTCCAAGGATTACATTGTAAGTCTATGCAACATCGAGAAAAAATTCTTTTGAAATAATCACTGTTTATCAAGCAACTAGAGCATAGTTGTGTTATTCAGAAAGTAACAGATGATTGAGAACAGTTATTTTTTCCATTATTTAAAAGGAATAAGATCAATCATCTCAAACAAAAGAGAGAATTTTGTAATTCTCGTCACTGAAAAAGGTGTTTGCAAGGAAAATACGAAGAGACAGAATTAGATGGCTAGTAAAAATGCAGGTCAGCTACTCACTGATGCAAGTGTCATGCTCTCTCATGTATAGCATATTGTCATCACCACAGCTGCATTCATAGCTTCCCCACGTATTCTTGCAGCTGCAACCCTTGCACTGACAATAAAGTTTCTCTTGGCATTCATCAATGTCTGCAAATAATAAGTAGATTAAAATAGACCACAATTTTTTTTTACTCTGCAGTATCCAAAAGTGGAATTAGAGAACCATCCTTAGCAGGTAAATTTTACTCTAAGAACTCCAATGGAAGACTATGCTCTAAAAAAGAAGCGGTTTTTGATAAATATGTGAAGTCCTAAACCAGTATGCGGAACAAATGTTATACGGTACCAGGATGGCGATGTACAGAGTGGAACGGACACAACTGTCAACGACATAACTTTTTTAGGTCCCAACTCGGGCAATTACTATGGTGTTGGATCAAAGATGCTTTGAAGTTTGAAGCGCATCCAAAACAAATACAGTGAGACGAATTTTCTAGGGCCTGCGAGTGCCAAGAGAAAAGATGGGACCCTTTGGGTACCATGCCTGACAAGAAATGATTGGTTTTCTTCGTAATCTGATTAGTCTCTCTGGCAGTTGACGATTTTTTACAGCAACAAAGGTTGATTGTGCAAAGGGAGAGGTCATCAGGGTGGAAAATTTTCTACTGTGATTGCAAGGAGGCCAGAGGCAACTCCGATTGAATAATCTTCAAATCATTGTATCCTCTGTAATAGTGGTACTTAGTTTGTGATGTGCACTGTTACTGTATTTGGATTTGCTCATGGTTTCTGTGGAGCTGGTTGAGCTGAACCTTGTGTTTTGCTATCTGTGTCCCTTGGATTTCCTAAATCTGTTAGGATTTCAATGCTTAGAATGCAAGGTATTTCCTTTGGTCCAATATATACAAATATACACGCAATCTCTGCCCCTTCAGAACAATGTTGAATTCAAGGATGTAAACAACTACTTTCTGAATGATACCTTCACAACTTTTTTCTCCATCACCCTTGAAACCCATTGGACATTTACAACCTTCAGATATTTCGTTCTGCAGAACTTCAAATTTAGTTTTAACAATGTAAACAAACTGGAAAGCAGAAAACTAAAGTCTCAAAACAACATTACTTACTGAGCAGGCAGAGATTGTTTTCCCATCTTTAGTTTCCTGCCAGCACCCTCCATTACTGATCTCACACCTACCAACACCGGAAGCTGACAAAGGCAAATTTCAATCATACTTGTAGTGCTGTGTTATCAAATATCAATTAACATATAGCTGATAAGATGGTATTTGTGCAAAAGTAAAATACCACATAGTAACATGAACAACACTGGTTTATAAATTACAACTACCTACACTTTATTGTACTTATCGTCTTTGAAATGAGTGTGTAGTCAACAATTTAAAACTTGAACCACTGGTATACATGAAAGCATTTAGACTTTTATCACATGAAAATAATAATAGGAATTTATCATCAAACTGTTTTAGCATCATTTATATATCAATAATATTTGTAACATGTAATAATCAGGAAAAGAATAATGAATGAACTGCAGAAAATGCAATCTCCAAAATAATAAGAAAAGAGAATGAAGGTAGCAATAATTATTATCCGCTCAGAAAATTTTCCATTATAACTTATGTCGATGTAATGCGAAAAGCAAATTCATAGAGTACCTTCACAATGGGTATATCCATCACCAACAAATTTTACACCTCTCACAATAGGGCACTCACAAACACGCCCGCGGAAGGTATCCTGCATTCTCATGTAAATACAATTAGAACGTCTTACCTGACAAGAATTGAGGGATAAGACAAGCATCAGCAGCATGCAAGGCGGTAAAAAAGTGTACCTTGCATGCAGTAACATTATTAGCTTTGTCCAGCCAGCAACCCCCATTGTTCTCCAAACACTCATTTGTTTGAATCTCTATATGAGATAAAAAGAAGGAAATAAAAGAGTAAGCATGACATCAGATAAGATCTACTAAGACATATCTACAGTAAAATGAAAGCTTACATACCTTCGCTCAAACAAATAGCAGGTTCAGTTGTCTCCTCAAATCCTGAACAGATCGCTTTCAGGACAGCAACTTTGTCCAGCTTACCTGAAGAGAAAAACTAAATGTGGCACAAACAACATTGGCCAATAAAAAGATAGGCACTACAAGATAGTAGGCTGACCTCTATATTGCTTGTTGTTGATGACAAGGGTTGGTAGTATTGTGACATCTCCCCTTTTACCATGACCAATCTATATAATAAAAGCAGAGAACTAAGTATACCACAGATTGATGAAAATATGTAAAGCAAGTAGCATTTGTAAACAACAATGTTACTCCCTCCATTTGAAATTACAAGGCTTCTTTCGATTCAATAGGGAAAACCTTTCACCAACAATTACTCTACAACTACCTCCATGGTTCCATCCCCAAAAAACTCCACAATGTAGTTGACCAAGTTTATACAAAAATACAAGTATTTAAGTATCAACGGATTCATCATGGAACATATTTTCATAATATATTTATTAGGTGTCATAAATGTTGACAATCTTCTCTACAAACTGGATCAAACTTACATATTTTGACTAAGAACAAACCTAGAAACACATGTTTTCTAGGATGGAGATAGTAATATAGAATTCTTACAACACCAATCACAATCGAGGGCGAAGCTAAGTAGGAGGCTGTGGATGCATGTGCACCCACGAAAATTCATAAAACTAGTGATTTAGACCAAATTTTCACCATATATGCACCACCTATATGTTAGCACTATGCACCCTCAAGGCATTTGCACCCTCCTCTAATTCGCTCTAGCTTCGCCACTCCAATCGGTATCATTAGATCCACATTAAAACAATGCTTATCTATGATTATGATTTTGCTCTTATATTTATGATTTTGTATCACATAAATGAAATACTAATGGAGTATTCATCAGTCAAAGACTTAAATACCCTTGTAAAAAACGAGGGAGTAATATTTATGAAAACAGTCGTACTTGGGCATCTTGTTCTGCCTTTAGAATTTCATTTTCCACATCGGCTTCAGGGTCTCCAACACACTTGTTTATATTCTCGATGTCCAATCCTGTAACAAGGAATTGACACATTGAATACTTAATTGGCAGCAACTTAGTCAATTAGTTGTATGCTAGAGAATAAAAATGAATAGAACTAGCGACCGAGATACATAATAGTGTCGAACTAGACATACCAAGTGATTTGATAACATCATGGGCACAGTCATTATTGTATTTCTTATCCTTCATTGGACACCTAAGTGCGAAATCATGCACATAATCCCACCACAGCCATGGCTTTCCAGTCTCATTAGCAATCTTGAATACACAAATCTGATGTAGGTTTTGAACCACAACATTTCTTCCATCATACCCTTGGCTAAAATCCTGATCTGGGTCTGGTGCACAATATCTCCCATGATTGATGCACTGTGATTTGCATTGCTTGCTATCAACAAAAGCTTCTGGACAATACCATGTGATATAATGAGGAGTAAACTGAGTGTAACCCTTTTTCTCAAGAATTTGTGCAGTTCCTCTAAAGCTCCTCACGAAGTCCATTTGCATATCACATTTAGGACCACATTCATCATTACTGTTTGTCCAGAACTCATACTCTACACGCTCATCGGGATGGGGAAGGGATTCTCTCCAGTCCAGAAGAACGCTGAGCATATCGCCATTTTCCGCGGATTTCTTAAGGTTTTCCCCCAATTTCTTTGTTATAAGCACTGAGGGAATAGTGATGTTTTCTAGGTGCTCTTTGCCTTCTTCTGGGTTGTCCATTGTGATTAGAGGTTCCGACTTGTCATCCACAACAAGAACTGCAGCAGCTCCAGCATTTTGTGCATTCCATGCCTTGGTTGTGAAGAAACATTCTGTTCATTAAAAACATAAGTCTCATTAGAACAAGATTTTCTCAATCATGAGTGAGAACCCCTGTAATGTGCACCAAAGAGAACTTTTATGCACCCAAATCTTTGAATAATTCCATGTTTTGCACTAACAGAAATATCATCAATAGAGAAATGTAACAGTTTTCATGAATCAGTTATGCCTTATTTGCCATGTGAAGTGCTCCAAAAAAAAAAGATGAATAACTTGTGAAAGTCAAACAGAAAGGCTATACTATCACATGGAGTACTTGTGGATTCCTATTCCAACTTTAAATATGAAACATGTGAACACTTTATTTTTCTGAAGTTAGTACAATATGAACCTTATTTCACTATTTGAGGTTCAGGTTCTGCACCATGCTAGTTTGAGGATGTGTCGTATATAAATTGGAGGACATATCGTGTGCAATCACTCATTttggtgcaagcgtgcaatcaaACTATCTAGAGCATCCAATCCAGATCCAACGGTTTCATATGGAAGGGGTTAAAAGTAAAATAGGTACTATGTTTTAGGTGGAAGGGGTTAAATATAAAATAACAGTCATCATTAGATCTAGATCGGATGCACCAGATCGCTTGATTGCATACTTGCACCAGGATAAGTGATTGCATAGGATATTTTCCCATAAATTGTGATATGCGAGCATATTTCTAGATCTGACGCCATAGGAAGCTAAGCAAAACCAATGTTCAAATAATTTCAACTGATCACCGTATGTGGATAAACAGGTAGAATTTAGGTATTGTACTGACAATTGGTGATCGTGCACAATAAGCATCActtcaaaattttcactaacgaaATATACCATAAATATAGTCATAGCTAATTAAGTCAAATATTTGTAGTATCATCTCATTCAAATTGAACTGCAAAATATTCTTAACTCGTTTTAAGAACTTATGAAGTTTACATCATCTCAGCTCTGTATTCCACTatagttttattttaataaactGCTTGACAAATACAAAAATAATCCTCGACCAGAGATATAACTGCATGATCACAACAACAGCTGTTTCAAGGGAATGGAAGCATTTTCTTAGAAAAAAGGGTAGGCTGCATTCAATTTCAAGGGAATGGAAGCCCGAAATAGAAAATTCAAAGAACACACCTCATAGTAGGGGCAAGTATAATCAAGAGTATGTTTAGGTGGATGCGTGAAGGGGAGAGGAGATGAGAGAGAGCGGAAACGGGCTATAAGCTTCCCATTGGTTTAAGCACAAGAACCAAGAACTTTGTCAGAGATGAGTGGACATCTATTAATCTGCCTACTATATAAGTTGGGCTGAGAAATTGTCTACAAAGATCTATTATTAATAATCTTTACTCTTCCTTTTAGGAATGTAGGAGCCAGGAGGCTAGCAGTTCGTAACTGAACAGTAATTAATAATAGGAAGTAGAGCTAGATTGAACGAAACACGATAAAAGACCACCCTCCCTAATGCGGTTCACTAATTTGAGCAACCAATTTCCAAAGAACATGTGGACAACAGAAAAATAGGTTTCCAAAAATAACTATCGCGCGCAACTTTGAATGGAGCAACAACAGCCCGGACCAGAAAAAAAAAAGGGGCAGGACAGACAGAGCCAAGGTCACCTCCGCGGTCGACGAGGACGAAGATGGGTCGTCCCCCAGCCTGCTTGGGCTTGAACGAGATGTCGAACTGGTCGAAGCTCTGGCACGCCTTCCGGTTGGACTTGGGGTACTCGACCCATCCGTGCAGGGTGCCCCCGTACTGCGGCACCCCGAAGTTGCCGATGGCGCACTCGTACTTGCCCTTGAGCTCGTCGGGGGAGGTCACCTCGAGGCTGTTCTTCTCCACCACGAACCTCCCCGCCGCCGCGTCCGCCAAGGCCAGCGCCACCACGACCAGCAGCGCCAGCCACGCCTGCCCCCTCATCATGGCTCCCTTCTGCCCCGATCGCACCGCTCTGCTACAGACCCTCAGCGCCCAGTGGAGTTGCTGATAGAGCAGAAGCTCGAATCCCCGTGCCGGCTGGAAGTTCCAGTTCCTTGGAAGTACTCGTGTGGGGCGAAGGGGAACCAGCGACGGAAGATCGATCTATCCAAGAGACGGATAGCGAGGTGCGGAGATTCCCACGGGCGCAGGCGCAGATCTGCGGGCCTATAGATAAGTACCCCTCGGCCCGGCCACAGTGGACAACCAATTGGAGGCGGCCGGCGAGATCTAGCCGAGGCCGACCGGCTGCTGCTGGGTGAGGAGAAGGAAGGGATGCCAGGCGTTGGACGACCGGGAAGCAACGCCTCCGCGTGGGGAAGTCGTCGGCTGCCTGCTCTGCTCTCCTCGCCTCTCCTCACCCCGTCCAAGTAGAGCCCTGCCAAACAAGTCACCCGAACGACCAGAACCACACCACACGCGGATCGGAAGCTGACAGTGTCCGTCGCGACGCGGGCGGCCGTTGGATGGGCGATGGGTGGGCCAGGGCGCCGGCGATGACTTGGACCCTCGTGCATGCATGCGCTGCCACGGCGTGAGCTCGGGGATCGCGTCGCGTGGGTCAAGGCTGGCGGTTGGTTGGGTTCGGTTTTCTTGAATCTACAGCTTCGAGATTCGAGCTTGTCAACGTTCTTGTGCCCTTCAGCTCATGCTCAAGTGCTCAACTGCCCAAGGAAAATTAACCGAGTCATTCACAGGGCACTTTGAATTGTTTATGCAAGTTTATTTATTGTGCACGTCTAGGATGAAATCGTGAAACTGAGAGTCAACCAAGACAGACGGGCAGCCAAAGACAAGAGGACTACTACTGCTGCCGGAGTAATTTACATCGATCAGCTTTGCTTCACGGGGAAGTAAAACTTCTTCTGGAGTTCAATAATGATACAACAAGCCCATCCACATCGAGTCATCAGGACCTACCGTTCTGAATTTACTTTCCAATAATCAGAATCGGTCGCTATCGGAGTATCCGTCAATGAGACGCAGATTCATGGTCCACTTTCAGTTATTGCATCTTGCAATCTCCGTGGTCCATTCTGTGATGCCGGACCGGATAAATGCTCATCGCCTTGTCATCTGCCTCTACCCCCACAAGGAAACAGATAAGCATCGTGCATTTGCCCAGACAGCAATATACGGTGACAAAATTGGTCATTTTGTAAAAAAAAACATTTTGTGAGGTTATTATTAAAATATGAACTGAGTCTCACCATTCAGAGTCGCTTGTTGAGATGGTCGAAATATATATACGATTTAGAGTCTAAATAAATGAGTTACGCTCTCGAAAAGATACTCCAACATAAAAAATTCTGACCCATATCCATTTTTTTTCAAAAACCTATTTCAATGTCTAGGATCATTCCCATGCCCGAAGTCCTAACGGAGTTCAAAAGTTGCGATGGACGTCCGAACTTTCGACAAATATAAAAAAAGACCATGTTTGGatctgaccttttggattccgatATGAACTGTTTTAAACTCATGGAAAAACTTGAAAAATACGTCTTGGAAAGGTTTTCTAATAGATAAGATTACTCCCTCTTTCTATCtctatgtatgtatatatattgGATGATCATATCCGATTGAGTAAGCTAGCATCCAATCGCTCTTTTTACATATATTCCTCATTTTGCTCTAATCTATTTCAACCTCATGTTGTTTATCGTTTGATTCGACGCCCTAGTCTTGTTGATGGACCTATAGCTATCCATCGATGTCCTTGCCTTGACAAGGTCCCTTTCGTATGAGAGCTTCGACGGTTCCTCTGCTAGTTTGCTCGAGAACTAGTTGTTCTTGGCCACATAAATGTGATAACTATCTTTTGCTGATTTGCTTGTGAACCTCGCCGCTCTTCGCCGTAAAATTATGTTGGTTACCTCATGTGTTCTTTGATCTATGGTAGCTCGGGCAATTTAGTCAGAGTTAGTGTATGATCGATCTTTGCGTGAACACACTTTTTGGCTACTTTGTTTGGGAAGACCGTTTTAGCTCTACTTTATAGCTGAATCTCTTTGATTTATCTTCATGTGGTTGCCATTACCATCACATCTAGCCCAAAAGTTTGATCGCATCTGGTTTTGACAACTTATGATCTTGTTTGTGGTTTTGTAACGCGTTTCTCCTATCACTCAAAATTTTAGCAAGACGATCATGTTCATGGAGTACCAAGGTGTTGCACCATAATACTACTATAATTAGCCCGAGGTATAAGTACAACTTGTAAATATATcttataattctaataattatTTTGCAAGTGCTATGAATTTTTATGTTGGTGTTGCTAGTCATAATGATAGTTCTTATGAGGCTAGATGTTCTCGGTGATGACTAGTAAACACCACGAAGCACACAAAATGATCAAAATAAGTTCAAGGATAAAACTCTCCAAAATGCTAAACTTGGCTCTTTACTTCAATGGAAATCAAGAAGATGATCAAACCAAAAACGCAAAAAACAACTAGCGATTGGAATGTTTGGAAAAGTTTCTAGAGTATACACGAGCCCAAGAAAACAAACATATCACAAAATGGACAACCGAAATTGCCCAAAACAGTGACCTACTCAGATGAGCGCGGTAGTGAATGTTAGGAATTTAGGCATTTTCATAATCAATTTAATAAAAAAATATAGCACAATAAATGTGATGACAGATATATGCATGTGTGCATAACTACTCACAGCAGCAGTAAACAACAAAATAACATGCACAAAAATAAAGAACAGTGAGTACCCTACAGAGGGACCAATGttcaaggcatcagtggctccattcacatgaGACATCTCATGTGTATGTTTTATATAGACGATCTAAGCCGATGCAAGAAGAGGTATGCACTACAGTCCCTCAaacggtcgccgggaagaagTCGTACAGCAGGAACAACAACCACTTGAAAGAAGATAAGGAAGACGAACAACAACGTCGCCCACCAAGAGGAAGAATAACAAGTTCTCACGAACAAGGCGATGTCAATCACGTGAACAAGCCAATGTCGATTTAGCGAACAAGCCAATGAACTCCGTGTCGATCAAGCGGTCGTGTGTGCTCCCAAAAAACTGATCAGCTGCCTATCCCAAGTAggatcttgtcggggaccataattaggggtacccccaagactcctaatctcagctggtaacccccatcagcacaaagctgcaaaggcctaatgggcgcgattcagatcaaggctccgtccactcaagggacacgatcccgcctcgcccgagcccagcctcgggcaaaggcagccgacccaggaggattcacgtctcgcccgagggtcccctcaagcaacggacgcaccttcgactcgtccgaggcccagctcggacaggcttcgcggagaagcaaccttggccggatcgccacgccaaccgaccgtatcgcaggagcatttaatgcaaggatcgactgacaccttatcctgacgcgcgctccttagTCGAcagggtcgaagtgaccgcagtcacttcgccgctccactgaccgaactgacaggaaaacagcgccgcctgccctgctccgactgctgtgccactcaacagagtaaggctgacagcagctaagtccagcctcgggcgccataggaagctccgcctcgcccgaccctagggctcggactcaacctcgacctcggaagacggactccgcctcgcccgaccctagggctcggactcaaccacgacgccggacgacgggctctgcctcgcccgaccccagggctcggactcgacctcgacctcggaagacggactccgcctcgcccgaccctagggctcggactcagcctcgacctcggacgacggtctccgcctcgcccgacccccgggcccggactcaacctcgacctcggaggagcctccgcctcgcccgacctcgggctcggaccgaccacgtcatagggggggcatcattaccctactcgtagctagctcaggctacggggaacaagaccggcgtcccatctggctcgccccggtaaacaagtaattatggcaccccgcgtgctccatgacgacggcggctctcagccccttacggaagcaaggagacgtcagcaaggattcgacagccctgacagctgtacttccacggggctcaagcgctcctccgacgaccacgacatcacatgaacagggcgccaaaacttctccgacagccacgacggcatgtacttagggctctggctcctctctgctagacacattagcacactgctacacccccattgtacacctgggccctctccttacgtctataaaaggaaggtccagggctctcgtacgagaaggttggccgcgcgggagaacgggtcgCCGCAcagtctctctcgctctcgctctctcccacgcggacgcttgtaaccccctactgcaagcgcacccgacctggacgcaggacaacacgaaggccgcgggtttcccctttgctgttttcCCCCCCTttttgctccgtctcgcgccgacccatctgggctgggacacacggcgacaatttactcgtcggtccagggaccccccccagggtcgaaacgccgacagttggcgcgccaggtaggggcctgctgcgtgttgacgaacagcttcccgtcaagctccagatgggtagtctccagcaacctcttcaacccgggacgatgccttgttttgggagtcttgagttcatgtccctcgacggcagttacgacatgatactccttcctccgccgcgcgacaacgacaatggtggccgtcagccgcccgccggcggcggaatcgacgacgtctttcccacgtggcggaagagcaacacccaggtctgtcccgtcaccttccccgtcgacggaggaggaggcgggcaggcatggccaagcaggaggcggcacctcgtcggctgtcgagcgagtcgacggcgccggcgccccaacgggggacacgtcgggcgttgacctcgcgtctgagacgaagacgagcgtcgtttccctgca
It encodes:
- the LOC542350 gene encoding vacuolar sorting receptor homolog 1 precursor encodes the protein MMRGQAWLALLVVVALALADAAAGRFVVEKNSLEVTSPDELKGKYECAIGNFGVPQYGGTLHGWVEYPKSNRKACQSFDQFDISFKPKQAGGRPIFVLVDRGECFFTTKAWNAQNAGAAAVLVVDDKSEPLITMDNPEEGKEHLENITIPSVLITKKLGENLKKSAENGDMLSVLLDWRESLPHPDERVEYEFWTNSNDECGPKCDMQMDFVRSFRGTAQILEKKGYTQFTPHYITWYCPEAFVDSKQCKSQCINHGRYCAPDPDQDFSQGYDGRNVVVQNLHQICVFKIANETGKPWLWWDYVHDFALRCPMKDKKYNNDCAHDVIKSLGLDIENINKCVGDPEADVENEILKAEQDAQIGHGKRGDVTILPTLVINNKQYRGKLDKVAVLKAICSGFEETTEPAICLSEEIQTNECLENNGGCWLDKANNVTACKDTFRGRVCECPIVRGVKFVGDGYTHCEASGVGRCEISNGGCWQETKDGKTISACSNEISEGCKCPMGFKGDGEKSCEDIDECQEKLYCQCKGCSCKNTWGSYECSCGDDNMLYMREHDTCISKEGTATTVGWSFLWVIFFGLVFAGVGAYAVYKYRLRSYMDSEIRAIMAQYMPLDNQEGANQHQVVHANDI